GGCGTTCGATTCGGTGTTGGAGACGCCCGTGGCCCACAAAGGCGCGGTGCTGAACGGGTTGGCGGCTTTCTGGTTTGAGAAAACCCAGCACATCATTCCTAACCACGTCATTGCCCTGCTCGACCCCAACGTGACGCTGGCTAAGGAAGCCGAACCGATTCGGGTGGAGATGGTGGTGCGCAACTACCTCACCGGTTCGATGCTGCGCGGCTATCAGAAAGGCCAGCGTACCTTCTCGGGCGTGACGGTGCCCGATGGCCTGACCAAGCACCAGAAATTTCCCGAGCCCATCGTGACGCCGACCACTAAGGAAGAGTCGGACCGCGAAATCACGCCGGAGAATCTGGTGTCGGAAGGCTGGGTATCGGCTGAGCTGTACGAGCGGATGCGGGTGAAGGCGTTGGAGCTGTTCAATTTTGCCTCTCAGTGGATGGCTGAGCGCGGCATCATCCTAGTAGATACCAAGTATGAGTTTGGCTTGCTGAATGGCGAGCTGATTCTGATTGACGAAATCCACACGCCCGATTCGTCGCGCTTCTGGAGCGCCGAGGATTACGCCCGCAACCCCGAAACGGCGGAGCAGATGGACAAGGAGTACGTGCGTCAGTGGCTCATCGCCAACAAAGTAGATGGCCAATACCCCCGCGCCCTCACCCCCGAAGTTTCCGCCGAAGCTACCCGTCGCTACCTCGATATCTACGAGCGCATCACCGGCAGCCCGCTACCCACTGGCAACGAAACCACTCCCGGCGGCGACGTGCAAGCCCGCCTCGTGGGCAACTTAGTGCGCGCTGGCATCATGAAAGAAGCTTAGGAACCTGCTATGCTTGCGCAAGCAACTCCTCAAGGAAATCAATAATAGTAAAGTCACCGACACTGAGTCGCGGTATAGTCAAACCAATGGAAGCCTCTGATTCTAAACAACTCGTTCAAGCTTACATCGAAGCATACAACCGCTTCGATGTAGACGGGATGGTGCGCCATCTGCACGAGGAGGTGGAGTTCAGAAACATTGCCAACGGCGAGGTTAATTTGACTACAACTGGCAAAGAAAGTTTCCGCCAGCAAGCAGAGAAGGCCAAGCAGTATTTCTCCCAGCGGGAACAGCGCGTCACGGATTGGCAGATAGCTGATAACCGCGTAGAAGTGCTGATTGACTATACCGCAGTGGCCGCCATGGAATTCCCCAATGGTTTGAAGCAGGGCGACACATTGCAACTAAAGGGTAAGTCAGTGTTTCAGTTTGCCGGCGGTCAGATTACTTCCATTGACGATATCAGCTAATCGATATGAACAATTGGAAAAATACGTTGCGTATTGAGGATGGTGAACTGATGGCAGATATAGAAATTAGTTTGCT
The window above is part of the Hymenobacter radiodurans genome. Proteins encoded here:
- a CDS encoding phosphoribosylaminoimidazolesuccinocarboxamide synthase translates to MNTLNHFDTPQLELLHRGKVRDSYRAPSGERLIVVTDRLSAFDSVLETPVAHKGAVLNGLAAFWFEKTQHIIPNHVIALLDPNVTLAKEAEPIRVEMVVRNYLTGSMLRGYQKGQRTFSGVTVPDGLTKHQKFPEPIVTPTTKEESDREITPENLVSEGWVSAELYERMRVKALELFNFASQWMAERGIILVDTKYEFGLLNGELILIDEIHTPDSSRFWSAEDYARNPETAEQMDKEYVRQWLIANKVDGQYPRALTPEVSAEATRRYLDIYERITGSPLPTGNETTPGGDVQARLVGNLVRAGIMKEA
- a CDS encoding nuclear transport factor 2 family protein gives rise to the protein MEASDSKQLVQAYIEAYNRFDVDGMVRHLHEEVEFRNIANGEVNLTTTGKESFRQQAEKAKQYFSQREQRVTDWQIADNRVEVLIDYTAVAAMEFPNGLKQGDTLQLKGKSVFQFAGGQITSIDDIS